A region from the Bactrocera dorsalis isolate Fly_Bdor chromosome 1, ASM2337382v1, whole genome shotgun sequence genome encodes:
- the LOC125777036 gene encoding uncharacterized protein LOC125777036 translates to MVVLKVLPSDARADGPQAAVDATRATDGQTTVEIDASEGADGQMAVEVVDPNLSNVASVGGGSSIGDSVFSLEQLFEEVRVDHDLGAEIALLEESLKDEIPPD, encoded by the coding sequence ATGGTAGTGCTGAAAGTACTTCCATCTGATGCCAGGGCTGATGGCCCCCAAGCTGCGGTGGATGCGACAAGGGCTACTGACGGTCAAACGACCGTGGAAATTGATGCGTCAGAGGGCGCCGACGGTCAAATGGCCGTGGAAGTGGTCGATCCGAATCTCTCGAATGTGGCGAGTGTTGGAGGCGGTTCGTCGATTGGCGACTCCGTcttcagcctcgaacaactgTTCGAGGAGGTTCGGGTCGATCACGACTTGGGCGCTGAAATAGCGCTCCTGGAGGAAAGTCTGAAGGATGAAattcctccagattaa